From a single Bryobacter aggregatus MPL3 genomic region:
- a CDS encoding TolC family protein, with product MKRVFVLGFLALMQLPAQEAKLYLSLSDAIEMALKNNLDIDLQRENLRIAKTDTLRARAGATLRGVSLAVREGPNGLGSPIPGQAGRAGGSDVPALDRLTGPGTLTDLSILGSVPLATGVAPVNRDIDWNSSIGVDHRSVPQASPFFAGADATNSNSANFSTNIAQGFSTGARLAASFDLGRLSNNNPWQSYNPYLSSTLALSLTQPLLRGFGRTVNNRYIRIAKNNEAVADHVFEQQVIVTISAVVRLYWDLESLRQDIQVREEALKSSQRLLEDTQASLEVGKSASIDVTRARAELSRRERDLNVARSLVRQQELVLLDYLTHDKQRATEVITTDHAKVETPDLKDYSDTAIEERPDLRQARLQIENAGISLKGSKNALLPSVDLVARVANNGLGGDLNGNGGELTPNGTPRMVNPIFLDGLGSALGQVFRRNYPDYGVAVNVSVPIRNRAAKADVERDQFTVRQSEIRLRQLEKQVRLEIANAQIALEQARASYESAQAEEQFEKQAVDAEFEKLEAGATTQASVIQLQRDLAQARSASVTALNGYMKAKLSFDRATGQVLRNHNVNIASIR from the coding sequence ATGAAACGCGTCTTCGTGCTGGGCTTTCTGGCCCTGATGCAGCTCCCTGCCCAAGAAGCCAAATTGTACTTGAGCCTCAGTGATGCCATCGAGATGGCGCTCAAGAATAACCTCGATATCGACCTCCAACGGGAGAATCTGCGGATCGCAAAAACCGATACCCTGCGAGCCCGCGCCGGGGCCACGCTCCGCGGCGTGAGCCTCGCCGTGCGGGAAGGCCCCAATGGCTTGGGTAGCCCAATTCCAGGGCAGGCCGGGCGCGCGGGTGGCAGCGACGTGCCCGCCCTCGACCGGCTCACCGGCCCTGGCACTTTGACCGACCTTTCGATCCTAGGTTCAGTGCCGCTGGCTACCGGCGTCGCTCCAGTGAATCGCGACATCGACTGGAACAGCTCGATCGGCGTCGATCACCGGAGCGTGCCGCAGGCCTCGCCCTTCTTTGCCGGCGCCGATGCGACCAACTCGAATAGCGCAAACTTCTCGACCAACATTGCCCAAGGCTTCTCGACCGGTGCGAGGCTGGCCGCAAGCTTCGATCTGGGACGGCTGTCGAACAACAACCCCTGGCAGAGCTACAACCCCTATCTCAGCTCGACTCTAGCCCTGAGTCTGACCCAGCCCTTGCTGCGCGGCTTTGGACGGACGGTGAATAACCGCTACATCCGGATTGCGAAGAACAACGAGGCCGTCGCCGATCATGTGTTTGAGCAACAAGTGATCGTCACCATTTCGGCGGTGGTTCGCCTGTACTGGGATCTCGAAAGCCTGCGCCAGGACATCCAGGTTCGCGAGGAAGCCTTGAAGTCTTCGCAGCGCCTGCTTGAGGACACGCAAGCATCGCTCGAGGTGGGCAAGAGCGCCTCCATTGACGTCACCCGGGCCCGAGCCGAACTCAGCCGCCGCGAGCGCGATTTGAATGTCGCCCGCTCGCTGGTGCGCCAGCAGGAGCTAGTGCTGCTCGACTATCTGACCCACGACAAGCAGCGCGCCACCGAGGTGATCACAACCGACCATGCCAAGGTGGAGACTCCTGATCTGAAGGACTACTCCGATACAGCAATTGAGGAGCGTCCCGACCTGCGCCAGGCCCGTCTGCAGATTGAGAACGCCGGCATCAGCTTGAAGGGCAGCAAGAACGCGCTGTTGCCTTCTGTCGATCTGGTGGCCCGCGTCGCAAACAACGGTCTGGGTGGCGACCTGAACGGCAACGGCGGCGAGTTGACGCCAAACGGCACGCCGCGCATGGTGAATCCGATTTTCCTCGACGGGCTCGGATCGGCCTTGGGCCAGGTATTCCGCCGCAACTATCCGGATTACGGAGTGGCGGTGAACGTATCGGTACCGATTCGCAATCGCGCGGCAAAGGCCGATGTCGAGCGCGATCAGTTTACGGTGCGGCAATCGGAAATCCGCTTGCGCCAGCTCGAGAAGCAAGTGCGGCTCGAGATAGCGAACGCGCAGATTGCGTTGGAGCAGGCGCGGGCCAGCTACGAATCGGCGCAAGCAGAAGAGCAGTTTGAGAAGCAGGCGGTGGACGCCGAATTCGAGAAGCTCGAAGCCGGCGCCACCACTCAGGCTTCGGTGATTCAGCTCCAGCGCGACCTAGCCCAAGCCCGCAGCGCGTCGGTGACCGCTTTGAATGGCTACATGAAAGCCAAGCTGTCCTTCGACCGCGCCACCGGACAGGTACTACGCAACCATAATGTCAATATCGCGTCTATTCGATAG
- a CDS encoding efflux RND transporter periplasmic adaptor subunit: MNKNAILAFSLLVLGLLAVGIVPRIERQNRSKSVVFASEATLPVVAVTKVESAAEDGNIRLPGATEPNYVAQINSRSTGYVARRLVDIGDRVRAGQTLAFVDSPEIQQQLAQARAALAQAKASYAQSQALVSQSHALLDQSKANQAIAQTTYERWDRLVSRGVLPKQEGDERFSQLNARNAEVAASSAGITTANAAVQAQAANITAHEANVRRLEQMVSFQTIVAPFDGVVTERHVERGDLVTAGGSVPLFTVAQNNILRVKVSVPQVYASSVQEGASAKVVMRELPGQQFTGRIVRTAQALTAASRTMQVEVQLDNQAGKLMPGMYAEVELNAKRQEPVVLVPPDALMSNASGNRVVTVDANNKVRYRSVKLGRDLGTKLEIARGLSAGETVVRNPSDGLQEAQTVSVQK, encoded by the coding sequence ATGAACAAAAACGCAATTCTCGCTTTCTCTCTCCTTGTCCTCGGGCTGCTCGCCGTTGGCATTGTCCCGCGCATCGAGCGCCAGAACCGGAGCAAATCTGTTGTCTTCGCCTCAGAAGCGACACTGCCAGTTGTCGCGGTGACCAAGGTGGAATCAGCGGCTGAGGATGGCAACATCCGGCTTCCGGGTGCGACGGAGCCAAACTATGTCGCGCAAATCAATTCCCGCTCCACCGGCTATGTAGCGCGCCGGCTGGTGGATATCGGCGACCGGGTGCGCGCCGGCCAAACCCTCGCCTTTGTGGACTCGCCTGAAATCCAGCAGCAGTTGGCACAAGCCCGCGCCGCGCTCGCACAGGCCAAAGCCAGCTATGCGCAATCGCAGGCCCTGGTCAGCCAGTCGCATGCCTTGCTCGACCAATCGAAGGCCAACCAGGCCATCGCCCAAACCACCTACGAGCGCTGGGACCGGCTGGTGAGCCGGGGCGTGCTGCCGAAGCAGGAAGGCGATGAGCGCTTCTCGCAATTGAACGCCCGCAATGCCGAAGTCGCCGCGTCCTCGGCCGGCATCACCACCGCAAATGCAGCAGTACAGGCGCAGGCAGCGAACATCACAGCCCATGAGGCCAATGTGCGCCGTCTCGAGCAGATGGTCAGCTTCCAAACCATCGTTGCCCCCTTTGATGGCGTTGTGACCGAACGCCATGTCGAACGCGGCGACCTGGTGACGGCTGGCGGTTCGGTACCGCTCTTTACCGTCGCCCAGAACAACATCCTGCGCGTGAAGGTGAGTGTGCCGCAGGTCTATGCAAGCTCTGTCCAAGAGGGCGCAAGCGCAAAGGTGGTGATGCGCGAGTTGCCGGGCCAACAGTTCACCGGCCGGATCGTTCGCACCGCGCAGGCCTTAACCGCAGCCAGCCGCACCATGCAGGTAGAAGTGCAGCTCGACAACCAGGCTGGAAAGCTGATGCCCGGCATGTATGCCGAAGTCGAACTCAATGCCAAGCGGCAAGAACCCGTAGTATTGGTGCCGCCTGATGCGCTGATGTCAAACGCTTCGGGCAATCGCGTGGTCACCGTCGATGCCAACAACAAGGTGCGTTACCGGAGCGTCAAGCTGGGCCGTGACCTTGGCACCAAATTGGAAATCGCCCGGGGCCTTTCCGCTGGCGAAACCGTAGTCCGCAACCCCTCCGACGGTCTGCAAGAAGCGCAGACAGTTTCGGTTCAGAAGTAA
- the rpsL gene encoding 30S ribosomal protein S12, producing the protein MPTFNQLVRKGRTPINYKTASPALQACPQRRGVCTRVYTTTPKKPNSALRKVARVRLTNGIEVTTYIPGEGHNLQEHSIVLIRGGRVKDLPGVRYHVVRGTLDTGGVQNRKQSRSKYGAKRPKS; encoded by the coding sequence GTGCCAACGTTTAACCAACTCGTGCGCAAGGGCCGCACGCCTATCAATTACAAGACCGCTAGCCCGGCCTTGCAGGCCTGCCCGCAGCGCCGTGGTGTCTGTACTCGTGTTTACACGACGACGCCGAAGAAACCGAATTCCGCTCTCCGGAAGGTCGCCCGCGTCCGTTTGACTAACGGAATCGAAGTGACGACCTACATTCCTGGCGAAGGTCACAACCTGCAAGAGCACTCGATTGTGCTGATCCGCGGTGGTCGCGTGAAGGATCTTCCGGGTGTTCGCTATCACGTAGTTCGTGGCACGCTCGATACCGGTGGTGTGCAGAACCGCAAGCAGAGCCGCTCCAAGTACGGGGCCAAGCGGCCGAAGTCGTAA
- the rpsG gene encoding 30S ribosomal protein S7 yields MARRRRAEVREVGADPIYNSTLATKFINSMMWDGKKNTAQRIFYSSLTALAERGQDDALKLFKKAVENCRPLLEVKSRRVGGANYQVPIEVPQTRRTSLAIRWILSNARNRAEKGMVDRLANELNDAANMRGGAIKKKDDVHRMAEANKAFAHYRW; encoded by the coding sequence ATGGCAAGACGTCGTAGAGCTGAAGTTCGTGAAGTAGGGGCCGATCCGATTTACAATTCGACCCTGGCTACGAAATTCATCAACAGCATGATGTGGGATGGCAAGAAGAATACCGCACAGAGGATCTTCTACTCGTCATTGACGGCGCTCGCTGAGCGCGGTCAGGACGATGCCCTGAAGTTGTTCAAGAAGGCCGTTGAGAACTGCCGCCCGCTGCTCGAAGTAAAGAGCCGCCGCGTTGGTGGCGCCAACTACCAGGTGCCGATCGAAGTGCCCCAGACTCGCCGCACGAGCCTTGCAATTCGCTGGATTCTGTCGAATGCACGCAACCGCGCCGAGAAGGGCATGGTGGATCGCCTGGCCAATGAATTGAATGACGCTGCGAATATGCGCGGCGGAGCGATTAAGAAGAAAGACGACGTCCACCGTATGGCCGAAGCCAATAAAGCCTTCGCCCACTATCGCTGGTAA
- a CDS encoding efflux RND transporter permease subunit yields MWIVRLSLNRPYTIAVLAVLILLLGSFALVKTPTDIFPEINVPQITVIWNYQGLPTPEMEKRVTTFSEFVLALVNDVKSIESQTLSGVSVIKIYFHENVRIDSAMAQVNSAVNSIRFRMPPGINPPWILRFSASSVPVIQLSLSSKTLPESALYDYGIYRVRQQLSVVRGALLPAPYGGVDRQVMVDLDPQAITARGLSPIDVSNAVQAQNLMLPSGNAKVGPIDYQVSLNSNTDTIAALNDLPVKNANGVTTYVRDIGNVRDGAAVQINAVRKDGEPAVLLSIIKTGGASTLDIIDQVKNEILPVTRASAPPGLDIQELFDQSVFVRGAIDGVVHEGIIAALLTAAMILLFLGSWRSTLIIAVSIPLSILTSILALSAMGHTLNVMTLGGLALAIGILVDDATVEIENIHRIMSKGGTNLRDGILTAASQIAGPTFVSTLVICIVFVSVVFLTGPAKFLFTPMALAVVFAMAASYLLSRTLVPTLVYFLLPSEEEENHGLRPKSRLTRVVEAAHLRFNRVFTSFAQVYEATLRATLAHRNPALFSAGLVMATGFVLAPFVGKDFFPTVDAGQIRLHVRATPGTRLEETKRLFTTVNQAIRRVVPAEEIELVLDNIGRSSQPFNLAFGDGATIGTFDGEISISLKHGHAPTADYVRRLREELPKHFPGTTFYFQPADMVSQILNFGLPAPVNVQVAGYGGPANLEIAKQIEERMRKIPGLVDVHLHQVVDAPALKVEVDRERAAEFGLTQQDVANNVFVSLASSAQVQPNFWLDPRMGMTYMVAVQTPQTLVSSLNDIENTPVQARNADSVQLLSNIAHIRREKTVVNATHTNVQPTFDVYASVQDTDLGSVATAVDQIAAEFRPKLAAGNTITVRGQVESMNSAFSRLSMGLAASALLVYLLMVVNFQSWSTPFVIITALPGALTGIVWALFLTQSTFNVPSLMGAIMSIGVATANSILLVTFAQERVEEGLDAFSAALEAGSTRLRPILMTAAAMVIGMLPMAFGLGEGGEQNAPLARAVIGGLTLATVSTLLFVPLIFTMIRKNRIAA; encoded by the coding sequence ATGTGGATTGTTCGCCTCTCCCTCAATCGGCCCTACACCATTGCCGTACTCGCTGTTCTCATTCTCCTGCTGGGCTCCTTCGCTCTCGTCAAAACTCCCACCGACATCTTCCCCGAAATCAACGTCCCGCAAATCACGGTGATCTGGAACTACCAGGGCCTGCCCACTCCCGAGATGGAGAAGCGCGTCACCACCTTCAGCGAGTTTGTGCTGGCGCTCGTCAACGACGTCAAGAGCATCGAGAGCCAGACCCTCAGTGGCGTCAGTGTCATCAAGATCTACTTCCACGAGAATGTCCGGATCGATTCAGCGATGGCGCAGGTGAACAGCGCCGTCAACTCGATCCGCTTCCGCATGCCACCAGGGATCAATCCACCTTGGATCCTGCGCTTCAGCGCCTCAAGCGTGCCGGTGATCCAGTTGAGTCTGAGCTCAAAGACGTTGCCTGAGTCGGCGCTCTATGACTATGGCATTTACCGGGTGCGGCAGCAGCTTTCCGTTGTTCGAGGCGCGCTCTTGCCTGCCCCCTATGGTGGCGTCGATCGCCAGGTGATGGTCGATCTTGATCCGCAAGCGATCACCGCGCGCGGCTTGAGCCCGATCGATGTTTCCAATGCCGTGCAGGCCCAGAATCTGATGTTGCCTTCGGGCAATGCGAAGGTCGGACCAATCGACTACCAGGTCTCCCTCAATTCGAATACCGATACCATTGCCGCGCTGAATGACCTCCCGGTCAAGAACGCCAACGGCGTCACCACCTACGTCCGCGACATTGGCAATGTGCGCGATGGAGCTGCCGTTCAGATCAACGCCGTCCGCAAGGACGGCGAACCGGCGGTGTTGCTTTCGATCATCAAAACCGGCGGCGCCTCCACGCTGGACATCATCGACCAGGTCAAGAACGAGATCCTTCCGGTCACCCGGGCCTCCGCGCCGCCCGGGCTCGACATCCAGGAGCTATTCGACCAGTCGGTCTTCGTGCGCGGGGCCATCGATGGCGTGGTGCATGAGGGGATCATTGCCGCGCTGCTCACCGCCGCGATGATCCTGCTGTTTCTCGGCTCCTGGCGCAGCACGCTGATCATCGCGGTGTCGATTCCGCTGTCGATTCTCACTTCCATTCTGGCGCTATCGGCGATGGGCCACACCTTGAACGTGATGACGCTGGGCGGCCTGGCCCTGGCAATCGGCATCCTGGTCGATGACGCGACAGTAGAGATCGAGAACATCCACCGCATCATGTCGAAGGGCGGCACGAATCTGCGCGACGGCATCCTGACGGCGGCGTCGCAGATCGCCGGCCCCACTTTTGTCTCGACGCTGGTCATCTGTATCGTCTTTGTCAGCGTGGTCTTCCTGACGGGCCCGGCAAAGTTCCTGTTTACGCCGATGGCCTTGGCGGTCGTGTTTGCCATGGCCGCCAGCTACCTGCTGAGCCGCACGCTGGTGCCCACCTTGGTCTACTTCCTGCTGCCCTCCGAGGAGGAAGAGAATCATGGGCTCCGGCCGAAGAGCCGCCTCACGCGCGTCGTGGAGGCAGCGCACCTGCGCTTCAACCGGGTCTTCACCAGCTTCGCTCAGGTCTATGAAGCCACACTGCGGGCGACGCTGGCCCATCGTAATCCGGCCCTGTTTAGCGCCGGGCTGGTGATGGCAACTGGCTTCGTTCTCGCCCCCTTTGTCGGCAAGGACTTTTTCCCCACTGTCGATGCGGGCCAGATTCGCTTACATGTCCGGGCGACCCCAGGGACGCGGCTGGAGGAGACCAAACGGCTATTCACGACGGTCAATCAGGCGATCCGCCGCGTGGTGCCGGCGGAGGAAATTGAGCTGGTGCTCGACAACATTGGCCGCTCTTCACAGCCCTTCAATCTTGCCTTTGGCGATGGCGCCACCATCGGTACCTTTGACGGCGAGATCTCGATCAGCCTCAAGCACGGCCACGCGCCGACAGCGGACTACGTGCGCCGGTTGCGCGAGGAGTTGCCCAAACATTTCCCCGGCACCACCTTCTACTTCCAGCCCGCCGACATGGTCAGCCAGATTCTGAACTTCGGCCTCCCTGCCCCGGTCAATGTCCAGGTGGCGGGCTATGGCGGCCCGGCAAACCTGGAGATCGCAAAGCAGATCGAGGAACGAATGCGCAAGATTCCAGGCCTGGTGGATGTCCATCTGCATCAGGTGGTGGACGCCCCCGCGCTCAAGGTGGAAGTAGACCGCGAGCGCGCCGCCGAGTTTGGCCTGACCCAGCAGGACGTCGCCAACAACGTCTTTGTCAGCCTTGCTTCTTCCGCCCAGGTGCAACCGAACTTCTGGCTGGACCCACGGATGGGCATGACCTACATGGTGGCGGTGCAGACCCCGCAAACCCTGGTGTCGTCCTTGAATGACATCGAAAACACACCGGTACAAGCCCGCAACGCCGACAGCGTCCAACTGCTGAGCAACATTGCGCACATCCGGCGTGAGAAGACCGTCGTCAATGCGACGCACACGAACGTGCAGCCCACCTTCGACGTCTATGCAAGCGTTCAGGATACAGACCTGGGCAGCGTGGCCACGGCGGTCGATCAGATTGCCGCGGAGTTCCGTCCGAAGCTTGCGGCTGGCAATACCATCACCGTGCGCGGCCAGGTGGAATCGATGAACTCGGCCTTCTCCCGCCTCAGTATGGGGCTCGCGGCAAGCGCCTTGCTGGTTTACCTGCTGATGGTGGTCAACTTCCAGAGCTGGTCGACACCCTTCGTCATCATCACGGCGCTGCCTGGCGCGCTCACCGGCATTGTCTGGGCACTGTTCCTCACCCAGAGCACCTTCAATGTCCCAAGTTTGATGGGAGCCATTATGAGCATCGGCGTCGCGACGGCGAACTCGATCCTCCTGGTGACCTTTGCCCAGGAGCGCGTCGAGGAAGGTCTCGATGCCTTCTCTGCGGCGCTTGAAGCGGGCTCCACTCGTTTGCGCCCCATCCTCATGACCGCTGCGGCCATGGTGATTGGCATGTTACCGATGGCCTTCGGACTCGGGGAAGGCGGCGAACAGAATGCCCCTCTCGCCCGGGCCGTCATCGGCGGGCTGACACTGGCAACCGTGTCGACCCTGCTCTTTGTACCGCTCATCTTTACGATGATCCGGAAGAATCGTATCGCAGCGTAA